One stretch of Ornithinimicrobium ciconiae DNA includes these proteins:
- a CDS encoding MaoC/PaaZ C-terminal domain-containing protein, with the protein MTNELTTDASALTRTVTVDRARLVDYAHASGDQNPIHQDAEFARSVGLQDVIAHGMWTMGAALDVVTAYVGGDPGRVLSCQTRFTGMVVVPEGETVEVLVEGVVTKTDEAAGTQTIELTATCGGDKVLGRCQAVVRA; encoded by the coding sequence ATGACCAACGAGCTGACCACCGACGCCTCGGCACTGACCCGCACCGTCACGGTCGACCGGGCCCGCCTGGTCGACTATGCCCACGCCTCGGGTGACCAGAACCCGATCCACCAGGACGCGGAGTTCGCGCGCTCCGTCGGACTGCAGGACGTCATCGCCCACGGGATGTGGACGATGGGCGCCGCCCTCGACGTCGTGACCGCGTATGTCGGCGGCGACCCCGGCCGCGTGCTGTCCTGCCAGACCCGCTTCACCGGCATGGTCGTCGTGCCCGAGGGTGAGACCGTCGAGGTGCTCGTCGAGGGTGTCGTGACGAAGACCGACGAGGCCGCCGGCACCCAGACCATCGAGCTCACGGCGACCTGTGGTGGTGACAAGGTCCTCGGCCGCTGCCAGGCGGTCGTGCGCGCATGA
- a CDS encoding UDP-N-acetylmuramate dehydrogenase, which produces MTSAPGRPTGGSDTHDAQVRSLPTGAPAYETLAELTTMRVGGPPHRFVAATTETELIEAVREADEAGEPLLVVGGGSNLLVADAGFAGTVVLVRTTGIEVPDASACGGVTATVAAGETWDDVVAHACEQGWSGIEALSGIPGATGATPVQNVGAYGQEVAQTIASVRVWDRTEQRVRTMFAADLAFSYRHSVLKDSMVGPQAPAGAVTPRHIVLSVTFSLRPTELSQPVGYAALADGLGVELGARVPLGEAREAVLAQRRNRGMVLDPADHDTWSCGSFFTNPILPAGEYAELVTCAAAHLGPDGPVPPRFPAAEGTVKTSAAWLIDKAGFSKGHRMPGPAALSTKHTLALTNRGSARAEDVLDLAREVRDGVREVFGVTLVNEPVLVGLEL; this is translated from the coding sequence ATGACGTCTGCCCCCGGCCGACCGACGGGCGGCTCCGACACGCACGACGCCCAGGTGAGGAGCCTGCCGACGGGCGCCCCGGCATACGAGACCCTGGCGGAGCTGACCACGATGCGGGTCGGGGGACCGCCGCACCGGTTCGTGGCCGCGACCACCGAGACCGAGCTGATCGAGGCGGTGCGGGAGGCCGACGAGGCGGGGGAGCCGCTGCTGGTCGTCGGGGGCGGGTCCAACCTGCTGGTCGCCGACGCGGGGTTCGCCGGGACGGTCGTGCTAGTGCGCACCACGGGGATCGAGGTGCCCGACGCCTCGGCCTGCGGTGGCGTGACCGCGACCGTGGCCGCCGGGGAGACCTGGGACGACGTCGTCGCGCACGCCTGTGAGCAGGGCTGGTCGGGCATCGAGGCGCTGTCCGGCATCCCCGGAGCCACCGGGGCGACGCCCGTGCAAAATGTCGGCGCCTATGGCCAGGAGGTCGCCCAGACTATCGCCTCCGTCCGGGTGTGGGACAGGACAGAGCAGCGGGTCCGCACGATGTTCGCCGCTGACCTGGCCTTCTCCTACCGCCACTCGGTGCTCAAGGACTCCATGGTGGGACCGCAGGCACCCGCCGGTGCCGTGACGCCGCGCCACATCGTGCTGTCGGTGACCTTCTCGCTGCGCCCCACCGAGCTGAGCCAGCCGGTGGGTTATGCCGCGCTCGCCGACGGTCTGGGGGTCGAGCTGGGGGCGCGCGTGCCGTTGGGTGAGGCGCGTGAGGCGGTCCTGGCGCAGCGCCGCAACCGCGGCATGGTCCTCGACCCCGCCGACCACGACACCTGGTCGTGCGGCTCCTTCTTCACCAACCCGATCCTGCCCGCGGGGGAGTATGCCGAGCTCGTCACCTGCGCGGCCGCCCACCTGGGGCCGGACGGACCGGTCCCGCCCCGGTTCCCGGCGGCTGAGGGCACCGTGAAGACGTCGGCGGCGTGGCTCATCGACAAGGCCGGCTTCAGCAAGGGCCACCGGATGCCCGGCCCGGCGGCGCTGTCGACCAAGCACACGCTGGCGCTGACCAACCGGGGCTCGGCCCGCGCCGAGGACGTGCTGGACCTGGCCCGCGAGGTGCGCGACGGCGTGCGAGAGGTCTTTGGCGTGACCCTGGTCAACGAGCCGGTGCTGGTGGGCCTGGAGCTGTAG
- a CDS encoding adenosine deaminase: MTRSLAALPKAHLHLHFTGSLRIATLRELADKHGLRLPAALLQDWPPTLRATDERGWFRFQRLYDTARACVRDEADMRRIVREAAEDDASEGSRWLEIQVDPTSYAPFVGGITPAIEIVLDEAAVATAATGTQVGVIVAASRIRHPLDARTLARLAGQYAGDGPGTVVAFGLSNDERRGDTAQFERAFQIAARAGLASVPHAGELLGPSHVQDALDHLAPDRLGHGVRAAEDPALLAALVRRGVTLEVCPASNVALGVYDELSQVPLRQLLEAGASIALGADDPLLFGSRLLAQYESARRDHGLADEQLAELARGSIRGSRAPEGLRTELLAGVDSWLAATSSP, encoded by the coding sequence ATGACCCGCTCACTCGCGGCGCTGCCCAAGGCGCACCTGCACCTGCACTTCACCGGATCCCTGCGCATCGCCACCCTGCGCGAGCTGGCCGACAAGCACGGGTTGCGGCTGCCGGCCGCGCTGCTGCAGGACTGGCCGCCCACGCTGCGGGCCACCGACGAGCGCGGCTGGTTCCGCTTCCAGCGCCTCTATGACACCGCGCGTGCTTGCGTGCGGGACGAGGCAGACATGCGGCGGATCGTGCGCGAGGCCGCCGAGGACGACGCGTCCGAGGGGTCCCGGTGGCTGGAGATCCAGGTTGACCCCACGTCATACGCCCCATTTGTGGGTGGCATTACCCCGGCGATCGAGATCGTGCTGGACGAGGCCGCCGTGGCCACTGCGGCGACCGGCACGCAGGTGGGTGTGATCGTGGCCGCCAGCCGCATCCGCCACCCGCTGGACGCGCGGACCCTGGCTCGGCTGGCGGGACAGTATGCCGGCGACGGCCCCGGCACCGTCGTCGCCTTCGGCCTGTCCAACGACGAGCGGCGCGGGGACACCGCGCAGTTCGAGCGGGCCTTCCAGATCGCGGCCCGGGCCGGTCTGGCGAGTGTGCCGCACGCCGGTGAGCTGCTGGGTCCCTCCCACGTGCAGGACGCGCTGGACCATCTCGCTCCGGACCGGCTGGGGCACGGCGTGCGGGCGGCCGAGGATCCCGCCCTGCTGGCCGCGCTGGTGCGTCGAGGGGTGACGCTCGAGGTGTGCCCGGCCAGCAATGTGGCCCTCGGCGTCTATGACGAGCTGTCCCAGGTGCCGCTGCGACAACTGTTGGAGGCGGGGGCCAGCATCGCTCTGGGGGCTGACGACCCGCTGCTGTTCGGGTCCCGGTTGCTGGCGCAGTATGAGTCGGCGCGCCGCGACCACGGCCTGGCCGATGAGCAGCTGGCCGAGCTCGCGCGCGGCTCGATCCGTGGCAGCCGGGCTCCGGAGGGCTTGCGCACTGAGCTGCTGGCTGGGGTGGACTCCTGGCTCGCCGCGACCTCCAGCCCATGA
- a CDS encoding patatin-like phospholipase family protein: MFDARRGSPEVPRVTSEDVRPEPVLGLALGGGGARGLCHIGVMRVLEEFGIRPDVVSGTSMGGLIGAFIAAGYNADQMTDIATDLRWSKLIDWSPISGRLVNTKGFERWLAELLPATFEELELPLVLTATDLNDGRIHYSQHGDLITALRATTAYPGALEPVALGRARLVDGGLLNQIPVDGALFLGAHKVLAVNATPLARVDHPQDDAGAPRRRIRMTAIRELMRAVDVMQAQLTMARISFYKPDVLLDPLMEGLEIAEFHKAKQAIEAGEAAAREHRADLLSLLPEVS; encoded by the coding sequence ATGTTTGACGCAAGGCGCGGCAGCCCGGAAGTGCCCAGAGTGACGTCGGAGGACGTCCGTCCCGAGCCGGTGCTCGGCCTCGCTCTGGGCGGCGGGGGAGCCCGGGGTCTGTGCCACATCGGGGTGATGCGGGTGCTGGAGGAGTTCGGGATCCGCCCGGATGTCGTCTCGGGCACGAGCATGGGCGGGCTGATCGGAGCCTTCATCGCCGCGGGCTACAACGCCGACCAGATGACCGACATCGCCACCGATCTGCGGTGGAGCAAACTGATCGACTGGAGTCCGATCTCGGGGCGCCTGGTCAACACCAAGGGGTTCGAGCGCTGGCTGGCTGAGCTGCTCCCGGCGACCTTCGAGGAGCTCGAGCTGCCGCTGGTGCTCACCGCGACCGATCTCAACGACGGTCGCATCCACTACAGCCAGCACGGGGATCTGATCACCGCGCTGCGGGCCACCACCGCCTATCCCGGCGCGCTCGAGCCGGTGGCGTTGGGGCGGGCCCGGCTCGTCGACGGCGGCCTGCTCAACCAGATCCCGGTCGACGGAGCCCTCTTCCTCGGAGCCCACAAGGTGCTGGCCGTCAATGCGACACCACTGGCCCGCGTCGACCACCCACAGGACGATGCTGGGGCACCGCGTCGCCGGATCCGGATGACCGCTATCCGTGAGCTGATGCGGGCCGTCGACGTCATGCAGGCCCAGCTGACCATGGCGCGGATCTCGTTCTACAAGCCCGACGTGCTGCTCGACCCCTTGATGGAGGGTTTGGAGATCGCCGAGTTCCACAAGGCGAAGCAGGCCATCGAGGCAGGGGAGGCTGCTGCGCGCGAGCACCGTGCCGACCTGCTGAGCCTGCTCCCGGAGGTCAGCTAG
- a CDS encoding beta/alpha barrel domain-containing protein translates to MTTTLDDLGALTAGGLIVSCQAYPGEPMRTPDTMSRVASAVVKEGAVAMRLQGLEDLRTVVGAVDVPAIDATLCTRADGSSVADRVLEAAVCAVCAGTAITHPTSLTRWFVEETR, encoded by the coding sequence ATGACCACGACACTGGACGACCTGGGCGCGCTCACAGCCGGGGGGCTGATCGTCTCCTGCCAGGCCTATCCGGGCGAGCCGATGCGCACCCCAGACACCATGTCGCGGGTCGCCTCGGCCGTCGTTAAGGAAGGTGCGGTCGCGATGCGGCTGCAGGGTCTCGAAGACCTGCGCACCGTGGTCGGAGCCGTCGACGTCCCGGCCATCGACGCCACTCTTTGCACGCGTGCCGACGGCAGCTCCGTCGCGGACCGGGTGCTGGAGGCCGCGGTCTGCGCGGTCTGCGCCGGCACCGCTATCACCCACCCGACCTCCCTGACCCGTTGGTTCGTGGAGGAGACGCGCTGA
- the nagB gene encoding glucosamine-6-phosphate deaminase, producing MEVVILPDEDRVGLAGAEAIAQHVARRPDAVLGLATGSSPLRVYRELGQQVTRGELSLAQCRAFLLDEYVGLAADHPEGYRAVIEREFVQLVDIDPANVRGPDGLAHDLSAACLAYEQAIADAGGVDVQLLGVGSDGHIAFNEPGSSLASRTRIKTLTALTRQDNARFFGGEVEAVPAHCLTQGVGTILQARHLVLVALGEGKAHAVQQLVEGPVSAVCPASVLQLHPHVTVLLDEAAASRLELRDYYRETFSGKPAWQGF from the coding sequence ATGGAGGTCGTGATCCTCCCCGACGAGGACCGGGTTGGCCTGGCCGGAGCCGAGGCGATCGCCCAGCACGTGGCCCGCAGACCCGACGCCGTCCTGGGGCTGGCCACCGGCTCCAGCCCGCTGCGGGTCTATCGCGAGCTGGGCCAGCAGGTGACCCGCGGCGAGCTGAGCCTGGCCCAGTGCCGGGCCTTCCTGCTCGATGAGTATGTCGGACTGGCTGCCGACCACCCCGAGGGCTATCGCGCGGTGATCGAGCGGGAATTCGTGCAGCTGGTCGACATCGATCCGGCCAACGTGCGCGGCCCCGACGGGTTGGCCCACGACCTGTCGGCGGCCTGCCTCGCCTATGAGCAGGCGATCGCGGACGCCGGTGGGGTGGATGTCCAACTGCTGGGTGTCGGCAGCGACGGGCACATCGCCTTCAACGAGCCCGGCTCCTCACTGGCCTCCCGCACCCGGATCAAGACGCTGACCGCCCTCACCCGACAGGACAACGCACGCTTCTTCGGAGGTGAGGTCGAGGCGGTGCCCGCCCACTGCCTGACGCAAGGGGTCGGCACGATCCTGCAGGCCCGGCACCTGGTGCTGGTCGCCCTCGGGGAGGGCAAGGCACACGCCGTCCAGCAACTCGTGGAGGGACCGGTCAGTGCTGTGTGCCCCGCCTCGGTCCTCCAGCTGCACCCGCACGTCACGGTCCTGCTGGACGAGGCCGCCGCCTCCAGGCTGGAGCTGCGGGACTATTACCGTGAGACCTTCAGCGGCAAACCGGCCTGGCAGGGGTTCTGA
- the nagA gene encoding N-acetylglucosamine-6-phosphate deacetylase — MEQVHVVRADRVLTPERETRDAWVAVRGAQIVEVGEGRPPAGAAPPGGRQHAVLIPGLVDVHNHGGGGAAFTEGAEAARAARAAHLREGTTTLVASLVTDTQEALLEQVCSLLPLVRAGELAGIHLEGPWLAPQWCGAHPVALLTDPDPADVAALADAAGDALVMVTLAPERPGALAATRLLRDRGVRVAVGHTDATYDQTRAALEAGATVATHLYNAARPPHHREPGPSVALLEDPAVFVESIVDGAHLHPAVVRATARAAGQRWMLVTDAMAAALLGDGTYQLGTLAVDVVDGVARLQDGTGLAGSTLSLAQAVRTAVGCGVPLLDAVRAATATPAAAMGWSDLGRLAPGARADLVALDEDLRVHEVMRAGQWMDRAPAPR, encoded by the coding sequence GTGGAGCAGGTGCACGTCGTCCGCGCCGACCGGGTGCTCACGCCCGAGCGTGAGACGCGCGACGCCTGGGTCGCCGTCCGTGGCGCGCAGATCGTGGAGGTCGGCGAGGGTCGTCCGCCCGCCGGAGCCGCCCCGCCGGGAGGACGGCAGCACGCGGTGCTGATCCCGGGGCTGGTGGACGTGCACAACCACGGCGGGGGAGGTGCTGCCTTCACCGAGGGGGCTGAGGCCGCGCGCGCGGCCCGCGCCGCGCACCTGCGAGAGGGCACGACCACGCTCGTCGCCAGCCTGGTGACTGACACCCAGGAGGCGCTCCTCGAGCAGGTGTGCTCGCTGTTGCCCCTGGTGCGCGCGGGTGAGCTTGCCGGCATACACCTGGAGGGACCGTGGCTGGCGCCGCAGTGGTGCGGTGCCCACCCGGTCGCCCTCCTGACAGACCCCGACCCGGCCGACGTCGCCGCGCTCGCCGACGCGGCCGGAGACGCCCTGGTGATGGTGACGCTTGCCCCGGAGCGACCGGGAGCGCTGGCCGCCACCCGGCTGCTGCGCGATCGTGGCGTGCGGGTCGCGGTCGGGCACACCGATGCGACCTATGACCAGACCCGTGCCGCGCTCGAGGCCGGGGCGACGGTGGCCACACACCTCTACAACGCGGCCCGGCCGCCGCACCACCGCGAGCCCGGTCCGTCCGTCGCGCTGCTCGAGGACCCGGCGGTCTTTGTCGAGTCGATCGTCGACGGGGCCCATCTGCACCCAGCCGTCGTGCGGGCTACGGCGCGGGCCGCCGGGCAGCGGTGGATGCTGGTCACCGACGCCATGGCGGCCGCGCTGCTGGGTGACGGCACCTATCAGCTGGGCACCCTCGCCGTGGACGTCGTCGACGGAGTGGCCCGTCTGCAGGACGGGACCGGCCTGGCGGGCAGCACCCTGAGCCTCGCCCAGGCAGTGCGCACCGCGGTCGGCTGCGGTGTGCCGCTGCTCGACGCTGTGCGTGCCGCGACCGCCACCCCCGCGGCCGCGATGGGGTGGAGCGACCTGGGACGCCTTGCGCCAGGTGCCCGCGCCGACCTGGTCGCGCTCGACGAGGACCTGCGGGTGCACGAGGTGATGCGGGCCGGGCAGTGGATGGACCGTGCCCCCGCGCCGAGGTGA
- a CDS encoding ABC transporter ATP-binding protein, whose product MGIIDTQGLTKRYGQVTALEGLDLTIGEGVTGLVGANGAGKSTLIKILLGLIDATQGTAQVLGHDIRAEGQQIRTLVGYMPEHDCLPPDVRAIDFVVHMARMSGLPPTAARERAADVLRHVGLAEERYRLMGGYSTGMKQRAKLAQALAHDPRLVFLDEPTNGLDPAARDDMLALVSKIGVEFGISVLVTSHLLGELERVSDHVVVLDGGRLLRSSATTEFTSDTGLLLVEVLGESNAQTAMGERLAAQGIACRPRGQLIEINAPGRADLHDLIRDTAVELDVGLVRLAADHGHIEDVFREEAGHGPAL is encoded by the coding sequence GTGGGGATCATCGACACCCAGGGGCTGACGAAGCGCTACGGGCAGGTCACAGCGCTCGAGGGGCTGGACCTGACCATCGGCGAGGGCGTGACCGGCCTGGTCGGTGCCAACGGCGCCGGCAAGTCGACGCTGATCAAGATCCTGCTCGGACTCATAGACGCCACCCAGGGCACGGCGCAGGTGCTGGGGCACGACATCCGTGCCGAGGGCCAACAGATCCGCACGCTGGTGGGCTACATGCCCGAGCACGACTGCCTGCCGCCAGACGTGCGGGCCATCGACTTCGTGGTGCACATGGCCCGCATGTCCGGGCTGCCGCCGACCGCGGCACGGGAGCGGGCCGCCGACGTGCTGCGCCACGTCGGGCTCGCCGAGGAGCGTTACCGCCTGATGGGCGGCTACTCCACCGGCATGAAGCAGCGCGCCAAACTGGCGCAGGCCCTCGCGCACGATCCGAGACTGGTCTTCCTCGACGAGCCGACCAACGGCCTGGACCCCGCGGCACGGGACGACATGCTCGCGCTGGTCAGCAAGATCGGCGTTGAGTTTGGCATCTCGGTCCTGGTCACCTCCCACCTGCTCGGTGAGCTGGAGCGGGTCAGCGACCACGTGGTCGTCCTCGACGGGGGCCGGCTGCTGCGCTCCTCGGCGACGACCGAGTTCACCTCCGACACCGGGCTGCTGCTGGTGGAGGTGCTCGGTGAGAGTAATGCGCAGACAGCGATGGGGGAGCGTCTGGCCGCGCAGGGCATCGCCTGCCGCCCTCGCGGTCAGCTGATCGAGATCAATGCCCCGGGACGTGCCGACCTGCACGACCTGATCCGGGACACGGCGGTGGAGCTCGACGTCGGGCTGGTCCGCCTCGCCGCGGACCACGGACACATTGAGGACGTCTTCCGGGAGGAGGCAGGTCATGGCCCAGCACTCTGA
- a CDS encoding ABC transporter permease, translating to MAQHSETNGASGVIHDIGYRPYSGPRLGTGAAARSLFVTGVLNAYGIGRSGKAKALPMTLLVMMVIPAAIMVAVMVTLGLTEGFLDYGAYPVNMMLVIVIFVAAQAPVLFSRDLRSGAISLYLARPLSAPAYALVRWASLFVAILIFVALPVIVLYVGALTAEADVAEHTGDFLAAMVGIVLLSAVLATLSGLVAAHTRRRGLAVGVTIIALLVSTGLVSAVQAITAAEGSETVGLFAGLVSPFSLVDGVQAELLGGQSSFPLPPDTTAWGLLYLLAALAVIVVGLWLLVRYYRKQAGR from the coding sequence ATGGCCCAGCACTCTGAGACGAACGGGGCCAGCGGTGTCATCCACGACATCGGCTATCGGCCCTACAGCGGCCCACGGCTGGGCACCGGCGCGGCCGCCCGGTCACTCTTTGTGACCGGCGTGCTCAACGCCTATGGCATCGGCCGGTCCGGCAAGGCCAAGGCACTGCCGATGACTCTGCTGGTCATGATGGTGATCCCCGCCGCGATCATGGTCGCGGTGATGGTCACCCTCGGCCTGACCGAGGGCTTCCTCGACTACGGGGCCTACCCGGTCAACATGATGCTGGTCATCGTCATCTTCGTGGCCGCGCAGGCGCCCGTGCTCTTCTCGCGCGACCTGCGGTCCGGGGCGATCTCGCTCTACCTCGCACGACCACTGAGCGCCCCGGCTTACGCCCTGGTCCGGTGGGCCTCGCTGTTCGTGGCCATCCTCATCTTCGTCGCCCTCCCCGTCATCGTGCTGTATGTCGGGGCGCTCACCGCCGAGGCCGACGTCGCCGAGCACACCGGCGACTTCCTCGCCGCGATGGTCGGCATCGTGCTGCTGTCGGCCGTGCTGGCCACCCTGTCCGGCCTGGTCGCCGCCCACACGCGCCGACGTGGACTCGCCGTGGGGGTCACCATCATCGCCTTGCTGGTCAGCACGGGCCTGGTGTCGGCGGTCCAGGCGATCACCGCTGCAGAGGGCAGCGAGACCGTCGGGCTGTTTGCCGGGCTAGTCTCCCCGTTCTCACTCGTCGACGGCGTGCAGGCCGAGCTGCTCGGTGGCCAGAGCTCCTTCCCCCTGCCGCCGGACACCACTGCCTGGGGGCTGCTCTATCTCCTGGCCGCCCTGGCGGTCATCGTGGTGGGACTGTGGCTGCTGGTGCGCTACTACCGGAAGCAGGCGGGCCGATGA
- a CDS encoding ABC transporter ATP-binding protein, translated as MSVLELTNTSRWYGNVVAVNDVSMQIGPGVTGLLGPNGAGKTTLIAMMAGFLAPSAGEVQLDGQPVWNNVSVYRAIGLVPEREASFGYLTGRQFVRANAELHKLSAPGEATERALGIVDLVEPAGRLISTYSKGMRQRVKLAAALVHDPGVLLLDEPFNGVDPRQRMHLMDLLTRMGAEGRTVLFSSHILEEVEQIARHIEVVVSGRHAASGDFGAIRRLMSDRPNVYLIRSSADRRLATVLMGAESVAGVQLDPRGGVVVQVTDFGEFARALPRQAKEHGITLREVTPTDESLESVFAYLVSA; from the coding sequence ATGAGCGTCCTGGAGCTGACCAACACCTCGCGGTGGTATGGCAATGTCGTGGCGGTCAATGACGTCTCGATGCAGATCGGACCGGGGGTCACCGGTCTGCTCGGGCCCAACGGTGCCGGCAAGACCACGCTGATCGCGATGATGGCGGGTTTCCTGGCACCCTCGGCCGGTGAGGTGCAGCTCGACGGTCAGCCCGTGTGGAACAACGTCTCGGTCTATCGCGCAATCGGGCTGGTCCCGGAGCGAGAGGCCAGCTTCGGCTATCTGACCGGCCGACAGTTCGTGCGGGCCAACGCCGAGCTGCACAAGCTGTCCGCCCCCGGGGAGGCCACCGAGCGGGCGCTGGGCATCGTCGACCTCGTCGAGCCGGCCGGCAGGCTGATCAGCACCTACTCCAAGGGCATGCGCCAGCGAGTCAAGCTGGCGGCGGCGCTCGTGCACGACCCGGGTGTGCTGCTGCTGGACGAGCCGTTCAACGGCGTGGACCCCCGCCAGCGGATGCACCTGATGGACCTGCTCACCCGGATGGGTGCCGAGGGGCGCACGGTGCTGTTCAGCTCCCACATCCTGGAGGAGGTCGAGCAGATCGCCCGGCACATCGAGGTCGTCGTGTCGGGCCGTCACGCGGCCTCCGGTGACTTCGGCGCGATCCGGCGGTTGATGAGCGACCGCCCCAACGTCTATCTGATCCGCAGCAGCGCGGACCGTCGGTTGGCGACGGTCCTGATGGGGGCCGAGAGCGTTGCCGGCGTCCAGCTCGACCCCCGGGGAGGAGTGGTCGTGCAGGTGACCGACTTCGGAGAGTTCGCCCGCGCGCTGCCGCGCCAGGCCAAGGAGCACGGGATCACACTGCGTGAGGTCACCCCCACCGATGAGTCGCTGGAGTCGGTCTTCGCCTACCTGGTGTCGGCATGA
- a CDS encoding ABC transporter permease, producing MNPTIARLAVQSLFGQKRWWVLVALPLLLIGLCALVQILTRGDAAATSFEAVIVVFGLGLVLPLVALLVTTGVLGPEIDDGSIVYLLSKPISRFAIALSKLAVAVVVTIVLGAGSLLVAGLILDPSSPGRAIAVGVGSAVAGTAYCSAFVMFSAINRHGMISGLIYVLVFEGLLASWLSGLRYVSVSAFGRRIAEGFDESLNLVAGNLPLAYAWIASLVVIVAGYWVAGLRLSRFQLRGDE from the coding sequence ATGAACCCCACCATCGCCCGGCTGGCAGTGCAGTCGCTGTTCGGTCAGAAGCGGTGGTGGGTGCTGGTCGCCCTGCCCCTGCTGCTCATCGGCCTGTGTGCGCTGGTGCAGATCCTCACCAGAGGCGACGCGGCAGCCACCTCCTTCGAGGCAGTCATCGTGGTTTTCGGGCTGGGCTTGGTGCTGCCGTTGGTCGCACTACTGGTCACCACCGGCGTCCTGGGGCCCGAGATCGACGACGGCTCGATCGTCTATCTGCTCTCCAAGCCTATCTCCCGCTTTGCCATCGCGCTGAGCAAGCTCGCGGTGGCCGTCGTGGTCACCATCGTGCTGGGTGCGGGCTCGTTGCTCGTGGCCGGACTGATCCTGGATCCGTCCTCACCCGGCCGGGCCATCGCGGTGGGCGTCGGCTCTGCGGTGGCGGGCACGGCATACTGCTCCGCCTTTGTGATGTTCTCGGCAATCAACCGGCACGGCATGATCTCCGGATTGATCTATGTGCTGGTCTTTGAGGGGCTGCTCGCCTCGTGGCTCTCCGGCCTGCGCTATGTGAGCGTCTCCGCCTTCGGGCGCCGGATCGCCGAGGGTTTTGATGAGTCGCTCAACCTGGTCGCCGGCAACCTGCCACTGGCCTACGCCTGGATCGCCAGCCTGGTCGTCATCGTGGCCGGTTACTGGGTGGCCGGGCTGCGTCTCTCGCGCTTCCAACTGCGCGGCGACGAGTAG
- a CDS encoding SDR family NAD(P)-dependent oxidoreductase, which yields MARFDGRVAIVTGGASGIGRATVLKLAREGCAVVVADVQDELGQQVAAEVAASGGTATYAHLDVADETGWTDVVAQTLAEHGRLDILVNNAGIGDDEPIEVTSTQTWDRVVAITQTSVFLAMRSAAEALKASGHGSVINVSSMFGIVGGFGTGPAYHSAKGAVRLLSKSAALGWATEGVRVNSVHPGFIETPILGETDREMLAGATPMGRLGTPDEVAALIVFLAGDEAGFITGAEFVVDGGYTAR from the coding sequence ATGGCACGGTTCGATGGCAGGGTCGCGATCGTCACGGGAGGGGCCAGTGGGATTGGCCGCGCCACGGTGCTGAAGCTAGCCCGCGAGGGCTGCGCGGTGGTGGTCGCCGACGTCCAGGACGAGCTGGGTCAGCAGGTGGCGGCGGAGGTGGCCGCCTCTGGTGGCACCGCGACCTACGCCCACCTCGATGTCGCCGACGAGACCGGGTGGACCGACGTGGTAGCGCAGACCCTCGCAGAGCACGGCCGTCTCGACATCCTGGTCAACAACGCGGGCATCGGCGATGACGAGCCGATCGAGGTCACCAGCACGCAGACCTGGGACCGGGTCGTGGCGATCACCCAGACCAGCGTGTTCCTCGCCATGCGGTCCGCTGCGGAGGCACTGAAGGCCTCCGGTCACGGCTCGGTGATCAACGTGTCCTCGATGTTCGGGATCGTCGGCGGTTTCGGGACCGGACCGGCCTACCACTCCGCCAAGGGAGCGGTGCGGCTGCTGTCCAAGAGCGCCGCGCTGGGCTGGGCCACAGAGGGCGTACGGGTCAACTCCGTCCACCCCGGCTTCATCGAGACACCGATCTTGGGCGAGACGGACCGCGAGATGCTCGCTGGGGCCACTCCCATGGGCCGATTGGGCACCCCGGACGAGGTCGCCGCGCTGATCGTCTTCCTCGCCGGGGACGAGGCCGGCTTCATCACCGGTGCCGAGTTCGTCGTCGACGGTGGCTACACGGCGCGCTGA